The segment CGGGTCGACACGCTGGAAGTCGACATGGTTAATGTTGACTCCGAAGGTGTCCCAATGCAATTGGGTAATGACGGCTGTTTCCGTTTTCCCGTCCAGCTGCAAATCGACGACTTTATCGTGTGATTGCAGAATGGAGTCGATGTCTTCCCGCTTTACCGTAACAGGGACAGAATCCTGTTTATGACCGAAAACAATTCCGGGAACAAGATTTTGAGCCCGCAGTTTGCGGCTGGCACGGCTGCCGATTTCGGACCGTTTTTCAACGTCGAGATTGATTGCACTGGTCATGACTGAATCTCCGATCAGTCTCCAGAGTGTGGGCAACTGATCGTAAAATGATGTAACGTGTTCGTGGGAAATATCTTATGGGAAATCTTCAGCCGAGCAAACTCGACTGGAATCAGCTATAAGAAGGGAGACTGTATCGTTCAGCGGACCTTGCAATACAGTGATCCGGTATCCGTACGGACGCTATACCATCCGCAAAGCCGGAAAACGACACAAGATAATAAGTGCCGTCCGACACTGCAAGTAACGGGTTATGCTTTTTTCTCCACCAACAGGGCATTATTGCTGCTGATTTCCCTGTTTTAGGCTCTCGCTGCTCGTTTTAACCCGAGAACCTTTGTTTTTGTCTTATTCGACTCAATTCTGTTCTTCTCTAGTCATTAACAGAGGGTAAAGTTGGATTGAGAATTGTGCGTGGAAAATCTGAGTGGGAAAAGCGGGAAATCTGACGGGATGACCGTTATAATAGGAACCATGGCGCGCTCGCCACGTCTTAACAGAAACTGGGAAGGCGGAGCTGGCACGGTTGGGAAGTCATACAAGAATGAAACTACTGTCGCACCGACGGAGGTTTCCGGAGAGATGAATTGATTATGGATAGAAATCGTAACCTGGATGAATTTCTGGCTCCGGATTCCCTTCTTCGATCGGTTTTTTCGTTATTGCTTTCCAGTGTTTTGGTACTGTGTGCAGGCGCGGAGTTATCTGCTCAGGACGGAAACGAACAGCCTGAACAAGCCCAGCCAGGCATTCAGAACCTTCTGAAAAAAGCCAGGCAGGGTCTCCAGAATCTACTCGGGCCGTTCGGTGATAACGAAGATTTAGAAGAAATCCCCGAAGATGCTGTAAGTGGTCAGTTCGATATCACTCGCGACCCTCACGCTCCGGTGAAAAATGAAATCGCAAACTTGTGGCGCCGCACTGAAAAGAATATTGCGGCTGGCGAATTTCAGCAGGGGTATGAGCTCCTCCATCATATTTTGACGCGAACTGACGAAGACCTGATGTACTCGCCCGATGGTAAGTTGATCTCACTCCGTTTACTGGCACAGGAAAAATTGAACGATCTCCCTGAGGAGTATCGTCAGACCTATATTAAGCAGTACGATCTGCTAAGTCAGAAAGAGTATCAACAGGCGTTGAAAGACAATGATTTTCATAAGATCTATGAGATCGCTTCGCGGTACCTGCTGACCGAAGGGGGGCAAAAAGGGGCAAACTGGCTGGGGGCATATCATCTGGATCATGGCCGATACGGATTGGCAGCCTATTGGTTCAATTTGCTACGCGAACAGGATGCAAGAATAACTCAAAGTTTTCACTGGCAATCTCGGCTGTTACTCGCGTTCTCGGCAGCGCAGAAAGAGCGAGAAGCAGAACAGTTGCTGTCTGAAATTACACAAGCTTACCCGAACGAGTCTGACGAACTCCGCAGTATGCTGGAAATGTGGGATCAGAAAATCGTCCTCAATACTGCGTCTCAGACTTCACTGGAAGAGTGGGCTGTTCCCTTCGGGAGCGCCGGTAGAAACGGAATCGCCGCAGGGGGCGACCCAATTTTGACACCTCGTTGGGAGGTGGAGCGGACCAACGATCAGTTGTTGCAGGAGCAGATCGAAGCTCTTGTCGAAACGCTGGTTGATGATCAGGAATCATTGGTGATCCCGAACTTTCCCGTTTTTATGGATGGTTTCGCTGCGTTCAAAACTCTCAGAGGGTTAGTTGTTATCGATGCGGAAACCGGGCATCTGGAATGGGAAACCCAGGAAGAGTATTCCCCAGAAGAAATCGTCGGCATGGTGGGGGATAACGAACTTAAAGTGAATCCTCAGGCGATTCGAGTGAACGGCAGAGTTCAAATCCGAGTGAACGGCATTAACGCCCGCGGCGTGCGACGAATGATGAATCAGTTCGATACGGGATTGCCGGCAACATACAATCCCCTGGTGCGATTGATTTTTAAAAACGCGACTTACGGAATGGTCAGCTGTGATAAACAGCGGGTTTATACTCTGGAAGATGTTGCTTCCATAGGTGGCCCGGAAAATGACTGGGGAGGGATCCGGAATGGAAACTTCATAGATCCTTTTCACCGCGATTGGAATACGAACAAGCTAGCCGCTTACGATCTTCGCTCGGGAAGAAAGCATTGGGCGATCGGCGGGGCAGATCACGATGACGAATTCGATAATCAGATGGCGGGTTATTTCTTTCACTCTACCCCCGTTGTTTATCGGAACGAACTTCTGGTGATAGCGGAGAAGCAGAATGAAATTCAGCTGCTCGCTCTGGCTCCGCAAACAGGGGCTTTGTTATGGAAGCAGTTGATTGCGTTTTCCGATACCGATATTTCAATCGATGTGATGCGGCGGTATATGGGAGGCCAGGTTGCGGTTGCCGACGGAGTGATTGTCTGTCCTACTGCTGCTGGTTGGCTGGTGGGCGTCGATGCTATGACGCATTCGGTCCTCTGGGCTAACCGTTATCATCGTGGCGATCTGGATGAAGAGTCAGCCCGAAGCTGGCGACGCAATTACGATGTCTCCGAGCAGCTCGGTGATTGGAAGGTAACGCCTCCCTTCATCAGTCAGAACAGTGTGGTCTACGCACCGCCCGAAGGGGAATCGCTGAACTGTTACGATTTGCAGACAGGAGAACAACTCTGGGGATCGCAGCACCAGGGCAGAGACCCTCGTCGTCAAGACGCGCTGTTTGTCGCAGGGGTCTGGGGTGAGTTGGTGCTCGTTGTCGAAAACACCCAAATGGCGGCGTACGATTTGAAGCAGGGCCGACGCGTCTGGAAGCATGCTTATACCGAGTCGATGGGTAAGCCAGCTGGTTTCGGTGTCATGAATGAATCGAGCTATTACCTTCCGTTTGATTCTGGTCAGTTACTCAAATTACGTCTCGATGATGGCATGTTGGAGGAAACATTCAATCTGGCTAGTCATGGCCAGCAGGGAAAAGGCCCACTTGGAAACTTGTCGCTCTATCAAGGTAAGCTGCTGTCTTATAGCTGGAAGGGGTTACAGAATTTCGAACAACGTGAATTCGTTGCGCAACAAATCGAGAAACGAAAATCCAAAAACGCTCAGGATCCATTTGCGCTCTTAAAGGAAGCCGAAATCTCCTTGATGGATCACGATTATCTGAAGGCATTGCAGAAACTCAGAGGAATCGATCTTTCGCAGATTGGTGCTGAACTGAAACCGGAATTCCAGGAAGTCCTTCGCCGGGTTTTCCGCAGTGAGAAGATCTCTCGAACGGAAGATTTAGAGTGGGGTCTTAATTTATTGGAAGAGCAGGCAACGGAAGCTCAAGATCATCTCCTTTCTCAGCAGTTGCGCATTGCAAATGATTTGCTCGCGGAAGACACCTCCAAGGCGTTCTCCCGAGGCGTCGAGTTGATCAGCTTTGTTCGCAAGCATCCCGACATCTATCTTGAAGGAGATGGCCGATTCGGACGAAAAGCTCGCGTCGATGTCTGGTTGGCCTCCGAACTGCAGCAGATTTGGAATGCAGCTGCTAATTCTGGAGTGACGGCTGGGCTGGCGGAGCAGATCGAGCCATTACTGGCCGAAGCTGACCCTCAGGATGTGAAATTGCTCCAGTTGTACAGTCGTCTGTTCCATTTTTATGAGCCAATCGAAGCGATTCAAGAAAATCTGGCTCAGCAGCTTTCGTCGACTGATCAATGGCAAGTGGCCGAACGCATCTGGCGTAATAAGTTGACACGTCCACAACAGAAAGGGCAGGGAGTCGATCTCGAACAGATAAATCAATATCGAACCAATCTGGTCCAGTTGATGAAGGATCGAGGGCTGGAAACGGATGCCATTTACTATGAACAACTGCCCGCTGGAACCGACAGATCTGAAGTTCTCGATGCGGACGTTCTAACTGAAGAGTTGAATCCGCTTACTTCTATTACAGGTCGGGGGGCTTTAAAAACATCTTGGGCAATGGGAGATACTGCCACCGATGGACATCGTTCATTGACTTTGCGTCGGCTTGGGGTGGGTCACAGTTCTTATGAAAACACCCTATTGGCAGGGCGACTGGAGGAGCAGGCTCAGCTTCCCTGGTTCCGTCTGTACCATCCTCGCGTGACTCAAAAGCAACGAGTCTCTTTCGTGCACACTACAACTGGAGAAACATATTGGTCAGTCCCCTTGCGGGGGGAAAGGTTGAGTGGCTACGGAGAAGATTGTGTCATGACCTCCGTGGAGCATCTTTTTGTAATCCAGCATGGGGAGATGATTTCTGTTATTTCGCCCGTCGACCAGAGTGTGTTGTGGACTCAACGACTTTCAATTAACAACAGCGATGACTTGTATCAACATATGCGCGAGTTCCGAGTCGATTCTCCACTGCAAGGTGGCAAGCATGCTCTGAGCGAGTATCTGCTGAGTGAACGTAAAAATGAATTCGGAATGATCGCCTTTGTGAATTCCGAAGTGATTGGCGTCTATGGGCGTCATCGGTTGGACGTGCTTGATGTGATGACCGGGAAACGCCTCTGGTCCCTGACAGATCTTCCACGAGAAACGAACGTCACTGGGAACCGGGATGTAGTATTCGTCCGAAGAACCGATCCGGATACAGGCCGGGTCCATTGTGATGCACTTTCGACACGGGATGGTCGGTTGCTCGAGATTGATAAAGAATTGATCGAGAATGCTCTGTACTGCAACGATCATTACTTTGTCACTGTCGACTACGAAACACGAACGGACCCACCTGCGAACGGGGAAGATCGAGGTCAGAGGATCCGGCTGCATGTGATTAAGGCGGTGGACCTGCAGACGAAAGAAGTCTTTTGGACTCAAGAGATCAATGCGGAGTCTAAGGTCAGCTTTCTTCCCTCAGGATTGCTCTTGGCGCTGGATGAAGAGGGCGTGCTGTCGGAGATCGATCTCAATCTCGCGACGGTCTTCCGCTATCAGTCCCTGACGAAGGAGCAGCTAGAGTCGGCTCGGAATTATTTTGTGTTGATTGATGAAGAACAGGTTTACCTAGTAGGAAGTCGGAATGGGGGGCGTTATGCCGATTATGCTCACATTCCAATCAGGGAAATGTTGAAGGCATTGCCAGTTGATGGAGGTTTGTACTGTTTCGATCGTCAGTCGGGCAAGCTGAACTGGTCTAGCCAACTGAAAGAGCAGCAGTTGATCGTTGGTTCCGTCTACCGGTCGCCTTGGCTCGTTTTCGCTTCCGGCCAAGAGCTTGATGACGAATCCAATTTCCAGGATGTCGTTCTGGAAGTGCTTGATCGCCAGCAGGGAAAACAATTGTTGAAGACCGATCTTGCGATTGAAATTGGTAATAATCTGGTGAGTTTCCGTGTCTTTCCTGAAAAGCAGGTCGCAGAATTAACCACAGACAGCCACCGCTATCAAATCGGTTTTGCCGACACAGACGCTGATGCTGGAAAAGGTGGAGCAGAAAAGCCTGATCCGGAAGAGGGCAAGCCGGCAACTGATCCTGCCAGCAACTGATCCTGCCAGCATCCTAAATGTGATGTCATGATCAGCCTGTTCAGATAATCCACTCAGACTAGAGAAGAAAAGTTCGGTTCTGTCGAACTTTGCTAGAGCGACTCTTTACGCCAATATGCTACCGAGACGAATTTGGGTAAATTCTTTTTTGCAAGCTTGTATTGGAACCTCAAATCCCACTTCTCGAAGTAGCGTTCCCCCCGCCTGAGTCGCTACACTGAAGAGGATGTTTCCTTAATTTAATTCAGGGTGTATCACCGCGGTTGCGCTTAGAGGTGTTGCAAACGAACGGTTGTCGCTTGATGATTAATGGTTCTCGGAATTCCCGGTGGCTATCAGACACTTCAGTAGGCTTTATTTATAGAAGTGCGGTCTGCTTCAGTTTGCCGGCTGGTCGATGAATCATTAAAATCAACACGCTCTTTTCTCGATCATTTCATTTGTTATTAAACCCTTCCGGATATCGTCAGCAATGAGAAATTTTGAATACGAGGCTCCTGTGACTCTGGAGTCGGCGATTCAGCAGATCGCCGCAGGTAATGGTTCCGTCAGAGCTTTGGCGGGTGGTACCGACCTGATCGACCACATACGGACTGGTCGCTTGAAACCTGATCTGGTAGTCGACCTGAAAAAGATTCCCGAGTTGAACGTACTGGAATTATCCG is part of the Polystyrenella longa genome and harbors:
- a CDS encoding outer membrane protein assembly factor BamB family protein — encoded protein: MDRNRNLDEFLAPDSLLRSVFSLLLSSVLVLCAGAELSAQDGNEQPEQAQPGIQNLLKKARQGLQNLLGPFGDNEDLEEIPEDAVSGQFDITRDPHAPVKNEIANLWRRTEKNIAAGEFQQGYELLHHILTRTDEDLMYSPDGKLISLRLLAQEKLNDLPEEYRQTYIKQYDLLSQKEYQQALKDNDFHKIYEIASRYLLTEGGQKGANWLGAYHLDHGRYGLAAYWFNLLREQDARITQSFHWQSRLLLAFSAAQKEREAEQLLSEITQAYPNESDELRSMLEMWDQKIVLNTASQTSLEEWAVPFGSAGRNGIAAGGDPILTPRWEVERTNDQLLQEQIEALVETLVDDQESLVIPNFPVFMDGFAAFKTLRGLVVIDAETGHLEWETQEEYSPEEIVGMVGDNELKVNPQAIRVNGRVQIRVNGINARGVRRMMNQFDTGLPATYNPLVRLIFKNATYGMVSCDKQRVYTLEDVASIGGPENDWGGIRNGNFIDPFHRDWNTNKLAAYDLRSGRKHWAIGGADHDDEFDNQMAGYFFHSTPVVYRNELLVIAEKQNEIQLLALAPQTGALLWKQLIAFSDTDISIDVMRRYMGGQVAVADGVIVCPTAAGWLVGVDAMTHSVLWANRYHRGDLDEESARSWRRNYDVSEQLGDWKVTPPFISQNSVVYAPPEGESLNCYDLQTGEQLWGSQHQGRDPRRQDALFVAGVWGELVLVVENTQMAAYDLKQGRRVWKHAYTESMGKPAGFGVMNESSYYLPFDSGQLLKLRLDDGMLEETFNLASHGQQGKGPLGNLSLYQGKLLSYSWKGLQNFEQREFVAQQIEKRKSKNAQDPFALLKEAEISLMDHDYLKALQKLRGIDLSQIGAELKPEFQEVLRRVFRSEKISRTEDLEWGLNLLEEQATEAQDHLLSQQLRIANDLLAEDTSKAFSRGVELISFVRKHPDIYLEGDGRFGRKARVDVWLASELQQIWNAAANSGVTAGLAEQIEPLLAEADPQDVKLLQLYSRLFHFYEPIEAIQENLAQQLSSTDQWQVAERIWRNKLTRPQQKGQGVDLEQINQYRTNLVQLMKDRGLETDAIYYEQLPAGTDRSEVLDADVLTEELNPLTSITGRGALKTSWAMGDTATDGHRSLTLRRLGVGHSSYENTLLAGRLEEQAQLPWFRLYHPRVTQKQRVSFVHTTTGETYWSVPLRGERLSGYGEDCVMTSVEHLFVIQHGEMISVISPVDQSVLWTQRLSINNSDDLYQHMREFRVDSPLQGGKHALSEYLLSERKNEFGMIAFVNSEVIGVYGRHRLDVLDVMTGKRLWSLTDLPRETNVTGNRDVVFVRRTDPDTGRVHCDALSTRDGRLLEIDKELIENALYCNDHYFVTVDYETRTDPPANGEDRGQRIRLHVIKAVDLQTKEVFWTQEINAESKVSFLPSGLLLALDEEGVLSEIDLNLATVFRYQSLTKEQLESARNYFVLIDEEQVYLVGSRNGGRYADYAHIPIREMLKALPVDGGLYCFDRQSGKLNWSSQLKEQQLIVGSVYRSPWLVFASGQELDDESNFQDVVLEVLDRQQGKQLLKTDLAIEIGNNLVSFRVFPEKQVAELTTDSHRYQIGFADTDADAGKGGAEKPDPEEGKPATDPASN